From the Bacteroidia bacterium genome, one window contains:
- a CDS encoding CotH kinase family protein, whose protein sequence is MNNSLIPAGRACITFFLAIITGSVEGAYAQDTVLTSSNLPIIIIQTDGQPIPDEPKVAASMRVLRRHEGRNTICDTPSDFDGRIGIELRGNSSLQYEQKQYLIETRDTLNQECNVSLCEFPQEHDWILYAPYVDKSLIRNVLVYQIARDMGWYASRTRFCELVLNDRYQGVYVLLERIKRDKNRVDIAKLDSSVESGSALTGGYIIAIDGNGKDSQLGFPGAYDSSGYYVYWHIYPTSNNINLYQRWYIQDYIKAFEDMMRSSSFADCHTGYPAWLNVPSFVDYILINEVANNVDGFVASLYLHKNRDSKDGRLVAGPVWDFNIAFGNANYADAELVSGWRSHYGRVPFWWRRLLQDSVFVDALVARWRTLRNSILSSLVTDRRIDSLTALLGEAQQRHFQRWALLGQAIWPNYFVGNTWEEEISYLRNWISSRMSWMDTHIASIALPDDAPTNDIPPSEATPTAFSLTVHPQPSVDVTHIDVQSPGPAAAEVRIRDILGREVRNSTIWIGDDGRGACSIETASLPRGWYGVFLSVNGVPRAVATLLLTAGG, encoded by the coding sequence ATGAACAATTCTCTTATCCCGGCCGGGAGAGCGTGCATTACGTTTTTCCTCGCCATCATCACCGGCAGCGTCGAAGGAGCTTACGCGCAGGACACGGTGTTGACCTCTTCGAATCTTCCCATCATCATTATCCAGACGGACGGACAACCCATTCCGGATGAGCCGAAGGTGGCAGCGTCCATGCGCGTCTTACGACGCCATGAAGGAAGAAACACGATCTGCGATACTCCGTCGGACTTTGACGGGAGGATCGGCATCGAACTGCGCGGAAACAGTTCGTTGCAGTATGAACAGAAACAGTATCTGATCGAAACGCGGGACACACTCAATCAGGAGTGCAACGTCTCACTCTGCGAGTTCCCTCAGGAGCACGATTGGATTCTCTATGCGCCCTATGTGGACAAATCACTGATACGCAATGTGCTTGTCTATCAGATCGCGAGAGATATGGGGTGGTACGCGAGCCGTACCCGCTTCTGCGAGTTGGTGCTCAACGACCGTTATCAGGGTGTGTACGTACTGCTTGAGCGGATAAAACGCGATAAGAACCGCGTGGACATTGCGAAACTCGACTCCTCGGTCGAATCCGGAAGCGCTCTGACAGGAGGGTACATCATCGCGATTGATGGAAACGGGAAAGATTCCCAGCTCGGTTTCCCGGGGGCCTATGACTCCTCGGGTTACTATGTGTACTGGCATATCTACCCCACGTCGAACAACATCAACCTGTATCAACGTTGGTACATCCAGGACTACATCAAAGCGTTCGAAGACATGATGCGATCATCCTCGTTCGCCGATTGCCATACCGGCTATCCCGCCTGGCTCAACGTACCCTCTTTCGTGGATTACATACTCATCAATGAAGTCGCCAATAATGTTGACGGCTTTGTTGCGAGTCTCTACCTCCATAAGAACAGAGATTCCAAGGATGGACGGCTTGTCGCCGGTCCGGTGTGGGATTTCAACATCGCTTTCGGAAACGCAAATTATGCGGATGCCGAGCTCGTATCCGGATGGCGTTCCCATTACGGCAGGGTACCATTCTGGTGGAGAAGACTGTTGCAGGATTCGGTGTTTGTCGACGCGCTCGTTGCACGCTGGCGCACACTGCGCAACTCCATACTCTCGTCACTGGTCACAGACCGGCGTATTGATTCTCTCACCGCGTTGCTTGGTGAGGCGCAGCAACGGCATTTTCAACGCTGGGCCTTGCTGGGTCAGGCGATATGGCCGAATTATTTTGTCGGGAACACCTGGGAGGAGGAAATCTCCTACCTCCGGAATTGGATCTCGAGCCGAATGTCGTGGATGGATACGCATATCGCATCCATCGCTCTGCCCGACGACGCTCCCACAAACGATATCCCTCCATCAGAGGCGACACCAACAGCGTTCTCCCTCACTGTGCATCCGCAACCTTCCGTTGACGTGACGCACATCGACGTGCAGTCACCCGGTCCTGCAGCCGCCGAAGTACGCATACGCGACATCCTCGGCCGCGAAGTGCGGAACAGCACAATCTGGATAGGAGATGACGGTCGCGGCGCCTGCAGCATTGAAACGGCTTCGCTTCCGAGAGGTTGGTACGGCGTCTTCCTCTCTGTGAACGGCGTGCCGCGAGCCGTTGCGACTCTTCTGCTCACTGCAGGCGGATAG
- a CDS encoding T9SS type A sorting domain-containing protein: protein MITLIRTTKLMLTFALIGAVVPLCGAATAQLVLQRSVMAQGAVSASGGGFSMSATLGQPIIGTARDNTHAGFFGFWYTPDRVVVNVERIEGPRPEAPSIEAIYPNPTHGEALVHFAVPGAGVVRVTLHDMLGRELSMLDRSFRDAGRYTIRIPSGQLSPGLYFLRLTTAGSVVLDRFIVE, encoded by the coding sequence ATGATTACTCTCATCAGAACAACGAAGCTCATGCTCACCTTCGCCCTGATCGGCGCGGTGGTGCCGCTTTGCGGAGCTGCCACGGCTCAGCTTGTGCTCCAACGCAGCGTGATGGCGCAGGGAGCTGTTTCCGCTTCAGGCGGGGGCTTCTCGATGTCGGCCACGCTGGGCCAGCCCATCATCGGCACAGCGCGCGATAATACGCACGCGGGATTTTTCGGCTTCTGGTATACACCGGATCGGGTTGTCGTCAATGTTGAGCGCATCGAAGGTCCGCGACCGGAAGCGCCGTCGATAGAGGCGATCTATCCGAATCCGACGCACGGCGAAGCTCTGGTCCATTTCGCAGTACCGGGTGCCGGTGTCGTTCGCGTTACCCTGCACGATATGCTGGGACGCGAGCTGTCCATGCTCGATCGCTCGTTCCGGGATGCCGGGCGCTACACCATCAGGATTCCATCGGGGCAACTCTCACCGGGTCTGTATTTCCTTCGTCTGACTACGGCCGGGTCGGTTGTGCTTGACCGCTTTATCGTGGAATGA
- a CDS encoding HYR domain-containing protein — MNSRFGGFFLSILLLLLLTAGSVVAQREDRGKTPPRFNRAAIEKRAAELRIPIHMNNETTKATLVGFKANGAPLYYTTTNSVSAASISTDKLYPGGTAGLSLTGAGVLLGEWDGGGVLTTHQELTGRVTQMDTPASLSDHATHVAGTLVASGVDAAARGMAYAATLHAYDWDDDTTEMKTAAGNGLLVSNHSYGFITGWYFFSGSWYWFGDVNISTTEDANFGYYSEGTWSWDNIAKTYPNYLIVKSAGNDRMQGPAPGTGHYYWDTGTNSWVWSTATRNLDGGPLGYDCLTDRGNAKNILTIGAVNDIPGAYVNPASVVMSSFSAWGPTDDGRIKPDIVTNGVGLYSSFIPNNNSYGIFSGTSMASPSAAGSIGLLLEHQEDLHPSVTLKSSTMKALVIHTADEAGSTTGPDYAFGWGLMNTTKAAQVMTADAAPGSPGHIHEHILANSTTYTRTVESDGSPLRITAAWTDPAVQPLAAALNNRTPRLVNDLDVRVIGPGPVTYFPYRLDPDNPANAATTGDNIRDNVEMIHIPAPTNGAQYIVQVTHKGTLVGGSQLASIIVTGNVPLANSLPTADAGTDQTINCVPSTGINVTLNGSGSSDPDNDPLTYTWSIGATVIAGPTTSSSSVVLLQPGVHVVTLTVDDGVSGTDTDNVTITLIPDVTPPTITAPLDVVLPNDPGLCSRALANVTLGTPTTADNCAVTSVTNNAPATFPVGTTIVVWTAMDAAGNSATANQRVTIQDTQNPTITAPANVTQPNDLNICGRSRTNTVLGTPTTADNCGVASVINNAPSTFPVGATTVTWTVTDVNGNSATATQTVTIQDTQQPNITAPAALVLSNDPGLCGKNRSSFSLGTPTVSDNCPGVTYSNNAPTFFPRGLTVVTWTALDAYGNTRTATQNVTINDTQPPTISTLAPVTANNDPNICGRARANTALGLPSASDNCVTVTITNNAPVTFPVGITTVTWTATDGSGNTATSTQLVTIIDAQPPTITAPAAVNLTNDPGQCGRAKTNVAMGNPVTSDNCAVTSVTNNAPNFFPVGTTVVTWTASDARGNTATATQNIVIRDTEKPTIFAPPAVTVDANATLCGRSSAFSLGTATASDNCVIVTITNNAPSFYPVGVTTVTWTATDQYGNFNTATQQVTVRDVTPPVITPVLFPQYLFPVDRTMRTIMASVNLNDNCPGSSFVLSSVTSNEPDAGTGPGDLPGDIAAAIGQPATQFALRAERAPMGFGRTYTVRYTAKDASNNSSIATRYVYVAWNFLKEDEVVFSDEAVIPESPTLEQNYPNPFSGNTSLVFRLPEEQSITLTVYDALGREVARLADGFFNPGSHAVIFEANDLPDGVYYARLVYGTQMLQTKMLLVRN; from the coding sequence TCCACATGAACAACGAAACGACAAAGGCGACACTGGTCGGCTTCAAGGCGAACGGTGCCCCTCTGTACTATACGACAACGAATTCCGTGTCCGCCGCGTCCATTTCCACCGACAAGCTGTATCCCGGAGGTACGGCCGGGCTGTCCCTGACCGGAGCCGGCGTTCTTCTCGGCGAATGGGACGGTGGCGGTGTACTCACGACCCATCAGGAGCTGACGGGCCGCGTGACGCAGATGGATACGCCGGCCTCGTTGAGCGATCATGCGACACACGTTGCCGGAACGCTCGTCGCCTCCGGCGTGGACGCTGCCGCCCGCGGTATGGCCTACGCGGCAACGCTGCACGCCTATGACTGGGACGACGATACGACGGAGATGAAAACCGCAGCCGGCAACGGTCTTCTGGTTTCCAACCATTCGTATGGCTTCATCACCGGCTGGTATTTCTTTTCCGGCAGTTGGTATTGGTTCGGGGATGTCAACATCAGCACCACAGAGGATGCTAATTTCGGCTACTATTCCGAAGGCACCTGGAGCTGGGATAACATCGCAAAAACCTATCCCAATTATCTCATCGTCAAATCGGCCGGCAACGACCGTATGCAGGGACCGGCACCGGGCACCGGACACTATTACTGGGACACCGGAACGAACAGCTGGGTGTGGTCCACGGCGACGCGCAACCTCGACGGCGGCCCGCTCGGCTACGACTGCCTCACCGACAGAGGAAATGCAAAGAACATCCTCACCATCGGTGCCGTCAACGATATCCCCGGTGCGTACGTCAATCCCGCAAGTGTGGTGATGTCCTCGTTCAGCGCCTGGGGACCGACGGATGACGGACGCATCAAGCCGGATATCGTGACGAACGGTGTCGGGCTCTATTCTTCTTTCATTCCGAACAACAACAGCTATGGAATATTCAGCGGCACCTCCATGGCCAGTCCGAGCGCGGCGGGTTCCATCGGTTTGTTGCTCGAGCATCAGGAAGACCTGCACCCGAGTGTGACCTTGAAGTCTTCCACCATGAAAGCCCTGGTGATTCACACCGCCGATGAGGCCGGGTCGACTACCGGACCGGATTACGCCTTTGGCTGGGGATTGATGAACACCACGAAGGCAGCACAGGTCATGACCGCCGATGCGGCACCGGGCAGCCCCGGGCACATCCACGAACACATTCTGGCCAACAGCACGACGTACACCAGAACCGTCGAAAGCGACGGTTCACCGCTGCGTATCACCGCCGCATGGACGGATCCGGCAGTGCAGCCGCTCGCCGCCGCACTCAATAACCGGACTCCGCGACTGGTCAACGATCTCGACGTGCGAGTCATCGGACCCGGCCCCGTCACCTATTTCCCCTACCGCCTCGATCCGGACAATCCCGCAAATGCCGCCACCACGGGCGACAATATTCGCGACAACGTCGAGATGATTCACATCCCCGCGCCGACCAACGGTGCACAATATATCGTGCAGGTGACGCACAAGGGGACGCTTGTGGGTGGATCGCAGCTGGCCTCGATCATCGTCACTGGCAACGTTCCGCTTGCCAATTCGCTGCCCACGGCTGATGCGGGCACCGATCAGACCATCAATTGCGTGCCGTCCACGGGCATCAACGTCACGCTGAACGGCAGCGGCTCCAGCGATCCGGACAATGACCCGCTCACGTACACCTGGAGCATCGGCGCCACCGTCATCGCCGGACCGACCACGAGTTCCTCTTCTGTCGTCCTCCTGCAGCCCGGTGTCCATGTCGTCACCCTCACGGTAGACGACGGAGTAAGCGGCACCGACACGGACAACGTCACCATCACGCTGATTCCTGACGTTACGCCGCCTACCATCACGGCTCCCCTTGACGTCGTACTGCCGAACGATCCAGGCCTTTGTTCGCGTGCCCTCGCGAATGTGACGTTGGGCACTCCGACAACCGCAGACAATTGTGCGGTGACATCGGTCACCAATAATGCGCCGGCCACCTTCCCGGTTGGCACGACGATTGTCGTCTGGACGGCGATGGATGCGGCGGGCAACAGCGCCACCGCGAATCAGCGTGTCACGATTCAGGACACGCAGAATCCGACCATCACCGCGCCTGCAAACGTCACACAGCCCAACGATCTCAACATTTGCGGACGGAGCCGTACCAACACCGTTCTCGGTACCCCGACGACGGCTGACAATTGCGGCGTGGCAAGCGTCATCAATAATGCGCCTTCGACCTTCCCGGTGGGCGCCACCACGGTTACATGGACGGTCACTGACGTTAATGGCAATTCCGCCACCGCCACGCAGACTGTCACCATTCAGGACACTCAGCAGCCGAATATCACCGCTCCTGCGGCGCTCGTGCTGAGCAATGATCCCGGACTGTGCGGAAAAAATCGCAGCAGTTTCTCGCTGGGTACTCCGACCGTGTCCGACAATTGTCCCGGCGTCACATACAGCAACAACGCCCCGACGTTCTTCCCGCGCGGCCTGACGGTCGTAACCTGGACGGCGCTGGATGCATACGGGAATACCCGTACGGCAACACAAAACGTGACCATCAACGACACGCAGCCGCCGACCATTTCCACGCTCGCTCCGGTGACGGCGAACAATGATCCCAACATCTGCGGTCGCGCCCGCGCGAACACGGCTCTTGGCCTGCCTTCGGCGTCGGACAACTGCGTCACCGTCACCATCACCAATAACGCGCCTGTGACTTTCCCCGTCGGCATCACCACCGTCACCTGGACGGCTACCGACGGTTCGGGCAACACCGCGACTTCAACGCAGCTCGTCACCATCATTGACGCTCAGCCGCCGACCATTACCGCGCCCGCGGCTGTCAATCTCACGAACGATCCCGGCCAGTGCGGTCGTGCAAAGACCAACGTCGCCATGGGTAATCCGGTGACCTCGGACAATTGCGCTGTGACCTCCGTAACCAACAACGCGCCGAATTTCTTCCCTGTCGGCACGACTGTTGTAACCTGGACCGCTTCTGATGCCCGCGGCAACACCGCGACAGCGACACAGAACATCGTCATTCGCGACACCGAGAAACCGACGATTTTTGCGCCTCCGGCTGTCACCGTGGATGCCAACGCGACGCTCTGCGGACGCAGTTCGGCTTTCTCCCTCGGCACGGCAACCGCGTCTGACAATTGCGTCATCGTAACCATCACCAACAACGCGCCGTCGTTCTATCCCGTCGGCGTCACGACTGTGACCTGGACAGCTACCGATCAGTACGGCAATTTCAACACTGCCACACAGCAGGTAACGGTCCGCGACGTCACACCGCCGGTTATCACACCGGTGCTCTTCCCGCAGTATCTCTTCCCGGTGGATCGCACAATGCGCACCATCATGGCGAGTGTCAACCTCAACGACAACTGCCCGGGTAGTTCCTTCGTGCTCAGCTCGGTCACGAGCAACGAGCCCGATGCGGGTACGGGCCCCGGAGACCTGCCCGGTGACATCGCCGCCGCCATCGGTCAACCCGCGACGCAGTTCGCGCTGCGCGCGGAACGCGCACCTATGGGCTTCGGACGCACCTACACCGTGCGTTACACCGCGAAGGACGCGAGCAACAACTCCTCCATCGCCACGCGCTACGTGTATGTGGCATGGAATTTCCTGAAAGAAGACGAGGTGGTGTTCTCCGACGAAGCGGTGATTCCCGAATCGCCGACTCTCGAACAGAACTATCCCAACCCGTTCTCGGGCAACACCAGTCTGGTGTTCCGTCTTCCCGAGGAGCAGTCCATCACACTGACGGTGTATGACGCTCTCGGCCGCGAGGTCGCGCGTCTCGCCGACGGCTTCTTCAATCCCGGCTCACACGCCGTGATCTTCGAGGCCAACGATCTGCCCGACGGCGTGTATTACGCACGACTGGTCTACGGAACGCAGATGCTGCAAACGAAGATGCTGCTGGTTCGCAACTGA